In the genome of Bacteroidia bacterium, one region contains:
- the nosZ gene encoding Sec-dependent nitrous-oxide reductase, translating into MRSTGKIALIFAFASVLIGACGEKETNLAAGAGNAADAVYVAPGKYDDFYMFASGGFSGQVSVYGLPSGRLFRVIPVFSQDAEKGYGYSEETKPMLMTSHGFVPWGDAHHPVLSKTGGNADGRWLFINENNTPRIARIDLKTFKTAEIIEIPNSGGNHPSPYCTENTEYLVAGGRFSVPVPDNRDVPISTYKENFNGLISLIKVDDKTGNMSLAVQILAPPFDYDKNRAGKGVSKDWTFFTCYNSEQANTMLEANASQNDKDFILAVNWKKAIEYLEAGKVKDMNTPYCHNVLQEDKHLVVSELLKNQKLLDPKECPGVVYFMPCPKSPHGVDVSPTGEFICAGGKLAAMIPVYSFEKMIKAIDSKAFDGEVNGIPVLKYDAVIAGEVQKPGLGPLHTEFDDQGYGYTSMFLSSEIVKWKLGTWEVVDRIPTYYSIGHLCIPEGDSKNPKGKYVIALNKITKDRYLPTGPELTQSAQLIDISGEKMKLLLDFPTVGEPHYAQACAADLIMKNSTKIYKLEENHHEYVTKTEKESKVVRKGNEVHIYMTCIRSHFSPDNIEGIKVGDVVYWHITNLEQDWDIPHGFAVKGAGNSELLIMPGETSTLRWEPKTPGVYPFYCTDFCSALHQEMQGYIRVSDQSANTPLKWSLNEGQ; encoded by the coding sequence ATGAGATCAACAGGAAAAATTGCTTTAATCTTTGCCTTCGCCTCGGTACTGATCGGGGCATGCGGTGAGAAAGAAACTAATCTGGCCGCTGGTGCCGGTAATGCTGCAGATGCAGTGTATGTAGCACCGGGGAAATACGACGACTTTTATATGTTCGCTTCCGGGGGATTCAGCGGTCAGGTGAGCGTTTACGGGCTACCGTCCGGACGCCTGTTCCGCGTAATACCTGTTTTTTCGCAGGATGCAGAAAAGGGATATGGTTACAGCGAAGAAACCAAGCCCATGTTGATGACTTCGCATGGATTTGTTCCCTGGGGTGATGCACACCATCCTGTACTTTCCAAAACCGGAGGGAATGCCGATGGACGCTGGCTGTTTATTAATGAAAACAACACCCCGCGGATTGCACGGATTGATTTGAAAACTTTTAAAACGGCAGAGATTATTGAAATTCCTAATAGTGGAGGAAACCACCCATCTCCCTATTGCACGGAGAACACGGAGTACCTGGTGGCCGGCGGACGTTTCAGCGTACCTGTGCCGGATAACCGGGATGTGCCTATTTCCACTTACAAGGAGAATTTCAACGGATTGATTTCTCTGATTAAAGTGGATGATAAGACAGGGAATATGAGTCTTGCGGTTCAGATCCTGGCTCCGCCATTCGATTATGATAAAAATCGCGCGGGCAAGGGTGTTTCCAAAGACTGGACCTTTTTCACCTGCTATAACAGCGAGCAGGCCAATACCATGCTCGAGGCCAATGCCAGCCAGAATGACAAGGATTTTATCCTGGCTGTAAACTGGAAAAAAGCGATTGAGTATCTGGAGGCCGGGAAGGTGAAGGATATGAATACGCCTTATTGCCATAATGTGCTGCAGGAGGATAAGCACCTGGTGGTATCGGAGCTGCTGAAGAATCAGAAATTGCTTGATCCGAAGGAGTGCCCGGGTGTAGTTTATTTTATGCCCTGTCCGAAATCGCCGCATGGCGTAGATGTGAGTCCAACCGGAGAATTCATCTGCGCCGGCGGTAAACTCGCAGCCATGATTCCGGTATATTCTTTCGAAAAGATGATCAAAGCGATAGACAGCAAAGCATTCGATGGGGAAGTGAATGGTATACCTGTACTGAAATACGATGCGGTAATTGCCGGAGAAGTTCAGAAGCCCGGGCTCGGACCATTGCACACCGAGTTTGATGACCAGGGCTACGGTTATACGTCCATGTTCCTTTCTTCAGAGATTGTGAAGTGGAAACTGGGCACCTGGGAAGTTGTAGATCGCATTCCTACATATTATTCTATAGGACACCTTTGTATTCCTGAGGGTGACAGCAAAAATCCAAAGGGGAAATATGTGATCGCGCTGAATAAGATCACAAAAGACCGCTACCTCCCCACCGGTCCTGAATTAACGCAGTCGGCACAACTGATTGACATTTCTGGGGAAAAAATGAAACTGTTGCTTGATTTTCCGACCGTGGGAGAACCGCATTACGCGCAGGCTTGTGCGGCAGATCTTATCATGAAAAATAGCACAAAGATTTATAAGCTGGAGGAGAATCATCACGAATATGTAACCAAAACTGAGAAGGAATCCAAAGTGGTGCGGAAGGGTAATGAAGTTCATATTTATATGACTTGCATACGTTCGCACTTCTCCCCGGATAATATCGAGGGAATCAAGGTGGGTGATGTTGTTTACTGGCATATAACCAACCTGGAGCAGGACTGGGATATTCCTCACGGCTTTGCCGTCAAGGGAGCCGGTAATTCGGAATTGCTGATTATGCCGGGAGAAACATCCACGCTCCGTTGGGAGCCGAAGACTCCGGGCGTGTATCCTTTCTACTGTACAGATTTTTGTTCGGCTCTTCACCAGGAAATGCAGGGATATATCAGAGTGTCTGATCAGAGCGCAAACACTCCCCTGAAATGGAGCCTGAACGAGGGGCAATAG
- a CDS encoding cytochrome c, producing the protein MKSKAHLVVGGVFGLAVYLFSSCGENAGTPAPVNTTETTVSGETPTNTDPMSNKGIGPVKTVSLGDISTEMSEKGKALYENKCTACHKWDAKHVGPPLQGVTKRRTPEWVMNMILNPVEMTEKDPVAKELLAQYMAPMANQSLTEEEARNILEYFRSLDK; encoded by the coding sequence ATGAAAAGCAAAGCGCATTTAGTAGTGGGGGGAGTCTTCGGACTGGCAGTATATTTATTTTCATCCTGTGGTGAAAACGCGGGAACCCCGGCACCGGTCAATACCACAGAAACAACAGTGTCTGGCGAAACTCCGACGAACACTGATCCTATGTCAAACAAGGGGATCGGACCTGTTAAAACTGTTTCGCTTGGGGATATCAGCACAGAAATGAGCGAAAAGGGGAAGGCATTATATGAGAATAAATGTACGGCTTGCCATAAATGGGATGCCAAACACGTTGGCCCTCCGTTGCAGGGTGTAACAAAACGGCGCACGCCGGAGTGGGTGATGAATATGATCCTGAACCCGGTGGAGATGACAGAAAAAGATCCTGTGGCTAAAGAGTTGCTCGCCCAATACATGGCTCCAATGGCCAATCAAAGTCTTACGGAAGAGGAGGCGAGAAACATTCTGGAATATTTCAGATCGTTGGATAAATAA